The segment TTTTTAttatgaactgatagtgatacatcactaccggttaatATTACTAACTAGCAAAGTTAATCACTATCACCTCCTGTTCTTGCTGGCTCGACTTTTTATGTGCGGATGAACCTTTCTGTGTAGTGATTGCATCGCGTGATCCTTTATAACAAGTAGCGGAATACGTCTAGCGCACTGCGGCAAACCGGTTTGGCCCTGATCCGAACGACGAGGAGGCTTGCAGTGGTGGTGATGATGAGCGGTGGTGGAAGACCTCGATTAGTGTCAAGGATGATACTCTGGTGGCAGATAGTCGATGAGGCTGCTACTAGAAGCCTCCACGCGAGCTAGCGGTGTCGCGGAGACCTTCGGAGATGATAGAGCGGCCTCGATGGTGGAGATTGGACGCAACAGAGCTTCTCACTGAAGATAGAAAAGAGCACTCTGGGCTGCGCCTAGAGGTGGGTAGCAATTGTCACAAGGCAAGGGTGGTTTTAGGTGGTCTTACGATGCCTAGGGTACCCTTATACTCATGAGGGTTCTATTCAAGGGGGTCTAGAATTTGGGTTTAAACCACGATGACGGTGTTGTATCCCGATTTTTCCCTAATTTGAACAGAGTATGATTGGAGATAGAACTTCAATCAGCTTGGAGATTATGCGAGATGTGCTACCGAGCTTCCAGATAAGTCTCAACCACAAGTCTTGGTCGGATTGGACGCAAGGAATCGTGCCTAACCTGGAGTCCGTTTTGATGTCAGACAGGGAATAATGGCTGACCTCTGGAGATGGAAGACGACGAGTGGGGCCCGACTGCCAGTGACACAGGAGAATGGAGTGTGGTGTGGCGTAGAATCAGGTTGTGGCTTGGCCTTGGCCCATGCGCGCGAGAGGAGAAGATCGGTCCGCAACTTCAATCTTAGTCTAGAGGGGGCACGGGCTAGGGACGTCTATGGCCCAGGGGTGACGCAGGAGAACCGGGCCGAGAGAGGGGTGGGCTTGGGAAGTAGTTAGATTGGAACTTTAGCCTGAAGAGGAGATTACGCCGGGGAGATAGAGAAGGGCTGAGAGAGGGGTGTCACGTCGAGTGGACAAAGCTTAGTCCCTGTGTGGGAAAAAGGGAGGGTTAAGGGAGAGGGGCTTGGCCTTGTAAGGATAGAAGAGAGTGAAGAATGGGAATTTCAGCCTAAGAGATCTTTCtggctttcttttttttttttccactgGCAATTAATTTAGGATTTATACCAAATAGAACCAAGGATAAAGCAAAACACTGCCACCAAAATCTAAACAGGCTAGCACCACAAAGTAGGGCACATGAAAAACTATTAAAATGTTTTTTAAACTATGACAAAATTCTCAGATTTTATTCCTAAGCCAaattttattgatttattttATTCATTCCTTTGCGCGattaaatttttctagaaaattggaatttgggctgttacacgTGCCCAAGTCCTCCATGGCGTAGgagaataaaaaaaagtgacagaaataattttagacaagagaaaaaggagaaacaagaaagaaaatccAAGACCTCCATGGCAGCCGAAGAGGGTTccagcggcggctgcggcggcggcgtcgggcaCAGGAAAAGCTCGCCGGCGCAGACGAAGTCTGGAGGGACAGGCGCTGCGAAGTTCCTCACTGGGATGCCGTCGCGCGGCAACTTCTCCTCCGGCTCCGTCTCCTCCAGCCTGGTACGGACCCTCACACTAAACCCCAGATGGTTCTTTCTTGGTCGCGCCAAGGCATCTCGGTTCGCGGGGAGAGGTGGTTTTGAGACCGTTTTTATGGGATGTGATCTGCGCAGGGAGGGTTTAGGGTTTACGTCTGCGAGCACAGCACGGATCCCCCAGGTCAGTGGAGTTCTTGGAACAAACCAGCGAGTTATTGACTTACAGTACTCACTTCCCTTTGCTTGCTAgctcaaatatttttcatgtggTGTTTGGTGTGCTGAATTCGATGAAATTCGAATGTTTTGCTCTAGGGTATTTGGGTTGTCTTCTGGACTAGAAATGATAATGTCGTGTATTGTGTTCTCAAGAAAAAATCGTCGTGCTAATTATGCTCAAAATGTACTGTAGGTGCTTTAGTAGTGCAGAAATTAATGAGCTTTAGCTTTAGAAATTCTCATTTTCCTTTCCTTCGTGGGTTAATGctttgtttttctttatttttcatgCCATTGTAGTGGTGTTTGGTGTGTTGAAATCTATGAAATTGAAGCAATGTTTAGGGTTCTAGGAGTAATAGTGTAATTCGAATGATTTACTCTTGGGTTTGTGGATTAGAAATTGTAATGTCGTATATAATATGCTCAACATGTACTGGACCTGATATACTAGTATTTGCACTTCAGAGTGAGAATTTGATGGAAGTGTTGCTCGTTTGAAATGTTTGTGGTGCTAATGTGTTCTTATATTTTGTTCACAGTTTCAGTTGAATGCATAACAATTGCTGCTTTGTTCATTCTTTAGGTTTTTCCCATTTACTGTAGTAGAGCTTGCAATGATTTCTTCATGGTTCAAGTTCTGTGGTGACATTGTAGTCCTTTTCATGATATAATCAAAAAAATTTGGTCAAAATTTGTTGGTTAGTTGTGATGGTGGAAATATTCCTATTACAGAAGGTTCTAGGGCCTGTTCTTGAGATTACTATCTCTATTTTAATTTTAGTgctagacatcatggacttttTAAGGCATTCAGGTATCTCATAGTGTTCTAGTGAAAAGGATCGTGGTTGGAATTTTTCACTGGTAATTGGTCTAATGAGTTGGAGTTAGTGGAGATAATCACTTTAATGACTGTTCCT is part of the Phragmites australis chromosome 12, lpPhrAust1.1, whole genome shotgun sequence genome and harbors:
- the LOC133887323 gene encoding uncharacterized protein LOC133887323 isoform X2, translating into MAAEEGSSGGCGGGVGHRKSSPAQTKSGGTGAAKFLTGMPSRGNFSSGSVSSSLGGFRVYVCEHSTDPPEGQVIETDTTNILIRHLQLNKQKSEAKDAGSRTPVGSNKGKRSAVRSLDVNNSAKRPNLGTSSGSSAYG